One region of Scophthalmus maximus strain ysfricsl-2021 chromosome 15, ASM2237912v1, whole genome shotgun sequence genomic DNA includes:
- the fermt2 gene encoding fermitin family homolog 2 isoform X5 — protein MALDGIRMPDGCYADGTWELKMHVTDLHRDVSLRVTGEIHIGGVMLKLVEKLDVKKDWSDHALWWEKKKTWLLKTHWTLDKYGIQADARLLFTPQHKLLRLQLPNMKHMKVKVNFSDRVFKAVSDICKTFNIRHPEELSLLRKPRDPKKKKKKLEEAEEADLELEGPLLTPGSASEIVYIGPVKGSIYSSPGLYSKTMTPTYDSRDGSPLSPTSAWFGDSPLSEGNPSILAVSQPISSPDILVKLYKPQSLLDKAKINQGWLDSSRSLMEQDVKENEVLLLRFKYHSFFDLNPKYDAIRVNQLYEQSKWAILLEEIECTEEEMMMFAALQYHINKLSIMASENHMNNSEKEVDEVDAALSDLEITLEGGKTSNTLGDITSIPELADYVKVFKPKKLTLKGYKQYWCTFKDITISCYKSKDEAHGTPAHQMNLRGCEVTPDVNISGQKFNIKLLIPVADGMNEIWLRCDMEKQYAHWMAACRLASKGKTMADSSYNLEVQNILSFLKMQHMNPDPQFIEPITTDINPECLVSPRYLKKYKNKQVQSQAQTRSDGVSQGTT, from the exons ATGGCGCTGGACGGGATCCGAATGCCCGATGGCTGCTACGCCGACGGGACGTGGGAACTGAAAATGCATGTCACCGACCTCCACAGGGACGTGTCGCTGAGGGTGACTGGGGAGATCCACATCGGCGGGGTCATGCTCAAACTGGTGGAGAAACTAG ATGTGAAGAAGGACTGGTCAGACCATGCTTTGtggtgggagaagaagaagacatggCTGTTGAAAACCCACTGGACATTGGACAAGTACGGCATTCAAGCCGACGCCAGGCTGCTCTTCACACCGCAGCACAAGCTGCTGCGCCTCCAGCTGCCCAACATGAAGCACAtgaaggtcaaggtcaactTCTCGGACCGCGTCTTCAAGGCTGTGTCCGACATCTGCAAAACTTTCA atATCCGCCACCCAGAGGAGCTATCTCTACTGCGTAAGCCCCGTGAtcccaagaagaagaagaaaaagctggaggaggcggaggaggctgATCTGGAGCTGGAGGGTCCACTGTTAACCCCCGGATCAG CCTCTGAGATAGTATACATCGGACCTGTCAAAG ggagCATCTACTCCAGTCCAGGCTTGTACAGTAAGACTATGACCCCCACCTACGACTCCAGGGACGGCAGTCCGCTGTCACCCACCTCCGCCTGGTTCGGGGACAGCCCCTTGTCTGAGGGCAACCCCAGCATCCTCGCTGTCAGCCAGCCAATCTCCTCACCAGACATCTTGGTGAAACTGTACAAGCCCCAGTCCCTGTTGGACAAAGCCAAAATCAACCAGGG GTGGTTGGACTCATCCAGGTCTCTGATGGAGCAGGACGTGAAGGAGAAcgaggtgctgctgctgaggttCAAATACCACAGTTTCTTCGATCTCAACCCTAAG TACGATGCCATCCGAGTGAACCAGCTCTATGAGCAGTCCAAGTGGGCCATCCTGTTGGAGGAAATTGagtgcacagaggaggaaatgatGATGTTTGCTGCCCTGCAG taTCACATCAACAAGCTGTCGATCATGGCTTCGGAGAACCACATGAATAACAGTGAAAAGGAAGTGGATGAGGTGGACGCGGCCCTGTCAGACCTGGAGATTACTTTGGAAGGAGGGAAGACGTCCAACACACTG GGTGATATCACATCTATTCCTGAGCTAGCTGACTACGTCAAAGTTTTCAA ACCCAAGAAACTGACGCTGAAGGGCTATAAGCAGTACTGGTGCACATTCAAGGATATCACAATTTCCTGTTACAAGAGTAAAGACGAGGCACACGGGACACCAGCTCACCAAATGAATCTCAGAG GTTGTGAGGTAACTCCAGATGTTAACATCTCGGGTCAGAAATTCAACATCAAGTTGCTAATCCCTGTGGCTGATGGCATGAACGAGATCTGGCTTCGGTGTGACATG GAGAAGCAGTACGCCCACTGGATGGCTGCGTGTCGCCTGGCCTCCAAAGGAAAGACCATGGCCGACAGCTCTTACAACCTGGAGGTCCAGAACATTCTGTCCTTCCTCAAGATGCAGCACATGAACCCAGACCCTCAGTTCATCGAGCCGATCACCACCGATATCAACCCAGAATGCCTGGTGTCCCCGCGCTACCTGAAGAAGTACAAGAACAAGCAG GTCCAATCTCAAGCTCAAACCCGGTCTGATGGGGTGTCCCAAGGCACAACATGA